A window of Babesia microti strain RI chromosome III, complete genome contains these coding sequences:
- a CDS encoding PNO1, DIM2, RNA-binding protein PNO1 (overlaps_old_locusTagID:BBM_III00825), with protein sequence MDGSSMTLDNKEIKKTRRGGIKFKERRLALKKAKKLALATINRKTKTRYPRGSKQTDINGTKRISDGGIRKIHVPPNRMSPLKKSWEQIVITVVEKLGLEIRMNTLSKCIEIRKPSQAIKDTNSKHSKDDMVLDHESIKENSCTSQENENLLQKACDYVKAFVIGYNLNDAEAILRLEDIFLETFQIQDVKRLSGDHLSRCIGRLSGRDGRTKYAIENATRTRIVIAGSSIHILGSFNCIAMARRSVCSLILGTPPSKVYNQLRTISKRLKERL encoded by the coding sequence ATGGACGGATCATCTATGACATTAGATAATAAAGAGATTAAAAAAACTAGAAGAGGCGGTATTAAATTCAAAGAGAGGCGCTTGGCTTTGAAGAAAGCCAAAAAATTGGCCCTTGCAACTATCAACCGCAAAACCAAAACTAGATACCCAAGGGGATCTAAGCAAACGGATATTAATGGAACAAAAAGGATAAGTGATGGCGGAATTAGGAAAATTCACGTACCACCTAATCGAATGAGTCCCTTGAAAAAGTCATGGGAGCAAATCGTAATTACAGTGGTGGAGAAGTTAGGACTTGAAATTCGGATGAATACCCTATCAAAATGCATCGAGATTAGGAAACCATCGCAAGCTATTAAGGACACTAATTCTAAACATTCAAAAGATGATATGGTCCTGGATCATGAATCTATTAAAGAAAACTCTTGCACGAGCCAggaaaatgaaaatttgctCCAGAAAGCTTGCGACTACGTAAAAGCGTTTGTCATTGGATATAATCTAAATGATGCCGAAGCAATACTACGCCTTGAAGATATATTCTTAGAAACATTCCAAATTCAAGACGTTAAGCGACTGAGCGGTGATCATTTGAGCAGGTGTATAGGTAGGTTATCGGGGAGAGATGGTAGGACAAAATACGCAATTGAAAATGCCACAAGGACGCGGATTGTAATTGCAGGAAGTTCAATTCATATTTTGGGCAGTTTCAATTGTATCGCAATGGCACGGCGTTCCGTTTGTTCTCTAATATTGGGGACACCTCCCAGCAAAGTGTACAACCAACTCAGAACTATCTCAAAGAGGTTGAAAGAGAGACTGTAA
- a CDS encoding DEAD-box ATP-dependent RNA helicase 39 (overlaps_old_locusTagID:BBM_III00810), with amino-acid sequence MLVIWLVLADLIGAFTANYRNKFINPIKCSKLPSNYPFSDTPTPVQALDIHEELKTRLIDNGYNNLTLIQEKSISRIIENDFNNIFIHSETGSGKTLCYAIPLVHLYLTRYHFCGNTNIQTPVMLVIVPSRLLESQALNVFKKILQSNKECELARNLGKSRVLPPIVIGTIDNISQIFRIFTDNFKVNPLEAVKIAVYDEVDFLVQQHSSKVLSDFIRNLPNAKSILCGATINDAGKYSMMKNLNRCWKNIEWIKSDFAHKLPPTITLDFHETKHTLSSKVYKLLELCKENEGPTMIFCQSHATAAWLYDNLPLSNKYLLKDINLDELDSLDANRIIISTDHRGLDSHFAHIIHFDFPQDILQLIHRSGRAGRAGNKGRVSFLVTERSIDFYNQVKPSLDLGDKLDKFFSRKRSLTRKRKRDKIAADSDSLTNFT; translated from the exons ATGCTAGTAATATGGTTGGTCCTAGCAGACTTGATTGGGGCTTTTACAGCCAATTATCGCAACAAGTTTATTAATCCGATTAAATGCAGCAAATTGCCGAGCAACTATCCCTTTTCAGACACTCCCACACCAGTTCAG GCCCTAGACATTCATGAAGAGTTGAAAACGAGACTGATTGACAATG gatataacaatttgacattGATCCAAGAGAAATCTATATCAAGAATCATAGAAAATGATTTcaacaacatatttatccaTTCCGAAACTGGTTCTGGCAAAACATTATGCTATGCCATACCACTAGTCCACTTATATCTCACTCGTTATCACTTTTGCGGCAATacaaat ATACAAACCCCAGTTATGCTTGTAATTGTCCCTAGCAGATTATTGGAATCTCAGGCTCTAAATgtattcaaaaaaattctaCAATCAAA CAAAGAATGTGAATTGGCTAGGAATCTCGGTAAATCAAGAGTTCTGCCTCCAATTGTGATTGGGACTATTGACAATATATCTCAAATATTTCGCATCTTCACAGATAATTTTAAAGTCAATCCACTGGAAGCGGTCAAAATCGCTGTTTATGACGAGGTGGATTTTTTGGTACAGCAACATAGCTCCAAA GTGTTGTCAGATTTTATTAGAAATTTACCCAATGCCAA ATCGATATTGTGCGGTGCAACCATTAATGATGCAGGAAAATACAGCATgatgaaaaatttgaacCGTTGCTGGAAGAAT ATTGAATGGATTAAGTCTGATTTTGCACATAAACTGCCGCCCACAATAACCCTGGACTTCCATGAAACAAAACATACACTTAGTTCCAAAGTTTATAAGTTGTTGGAGCTATGTAAGGAAAATGAAGGGCCAACAATGATATTTTGTCAATCCCATGCTACTGCCGCATGGTTATACGATAATTTACCTCTCagcaataaatatttacttaaGGACATTAATTTGGATGAATTAGACAGTTTGGATGCCAATCGAATAATCATATCCACAGACCACCGTGGGCTTGACTCACATTTTGCTCacataattcattttgatTTTCCCCAAGATATATTACAACTAATCCATAG ATCCGGGAGAGCCGGTAGGGCCGGTAATAAGGGCAGAGTATCATTCCTAGTGACTGAAAGGTCTATTGATTTCTATAACCAAGTCAAACCCAGCCTGGATTTGGGAGACAA ACTGGACAAGTTTTTCAGCAGGAAGAGGAGCTTGACTAGGAAGAGGAAGAGGGATAAAATCGCAGCTGACAGTGATAGTTTGACAAATTTCACCTGA
- a CDS encoding HAD ATPase P-type family IC (overlaps_old_locusTagID:BBM_III00795): MTLNFLFIAFNTLILLVLVHFCAPYTAKPTKYPSKNDRILDFETNFNESHLSEAEIGAPFAHGRAKRSTLAASWRAGQDSSSNRVIRAGKDPKNGGGKENNSNSNGGEDNRKPHSYIQNILMPIKHNWCNPTVIPITAQTTWRAYLFAFGVFVFLLVWHLIQCKFMANYGWSSFNLHKVWNLAASTRSEIDTDPEFNTSQVLNDLRIVGYSESKVGTAAFRVLALIVILSHLIVYYLIANELCLNVEASVDMWDARARGYILNCALSILAVALYYILSGNDGILFLQVAPLSTCSYILVGKVSECQKRSARTNFGYRHFNESSRAAIFGFERSISSLLMLLLKLFLCRSFWNCNYKIIKINTESYEGKGSTIRRFKHECMHYFYSPSLDLFVDSSEPMKNYLDYTNLSDLMKSGGLTDAEASERINNIGLNEIDVEMPNFGDLLRREVTDYIFLVQLFVTYKSLYWRNLITAPIWVTMVSLSIVNKVLLIRKRQLEVQSLSGKSSNSQVDVLRNNMAKRISAKYLTVGDVVRVKHNWLVPCDMILLRGNVSMDESALTGESVPVQKTQLPSITLHPAIRHGDRSRGPTGRIYPHEHVLKAGTRVVAIIGSDESSFETVAVVIATGAYTLKGKQIKGMLFPSQIQLKYDAQLPLVIFLTSIYALVCALYQGSVLGWNMTSVFYGIGTFAQVIPLWTPTIVSIGQSKACERLLNEYRIRCTAPARVAICGKVRIMCFDKTGTITEPGLNFSGLYCEKGVSPHIDGSCHIDLEGLSRLVSTDIYSSGLDSLNLMVLGMSSCHSLAPTQNGVTGLHAEKSMFMATGHRLEVGVDRDGDFHRTVYLSQGHKIEVVKVFDFSHHLKTSSVIVSIPDFVQCDAGDYLVFCKGSFEAVSAACTAGPPSDEAKLAAQSFCAQGLYTIALAYKIISEHVDPEFPVGNAKSRDSLGPELPRKLVKMSRRDHVECDLHFLGLLLFRNQLRPDARYVFSTLRQVKVRPIILTGDDALTAINVAEEVGIIQGASSVATVSSDTTISGGIKQELVIGRLEHQNGVVWRFVESNMLIDDYEIYSSDFFSDLIITGDAFDYLSSNWGQIIANAVTGHSRSIGPADVFDWGSLWRQSKAESPDQAYFEKLLLRIRLFAQLQPDQKARIVKAFNGLGIITGMCGDGNNDCGALQESHAGISLSEGEASIVSPFTSTTHQLSSVIDLIREGRASLVTSLACYKFMLLYGFLIALVKILLFRSCKAVMPEWGYLVLDNLIVITLSRAMANSRSSEQLRIRSPTSSLLGPQTIISAGVMLLVNVAYMAALFYVLGNYLPSSREFNKAIPPAAWWKLSDNYEAPAVCIWLCYQVTNAAMVFSFGGIFREAVFYNYHLTFWWFSINSFLTALILGRPSLLGCVFRINCTDAISRRTVIPLVRHLSPSCNGMPFHGQLGHNVLTLPFKKLFLILNILNVLTNVLVAKFFILGALSARIRKYVHHRCSADRITV, translated from the exons ATGACATTGAACTTCTTATTTATCGCATTCaatacattaattttgttagtATTGGTTCATTTTTGCGCTCCTTACACTGCCAAGCCCACCAAATATCCCTCCAAAAATGATAGAATCTTAGATTTCGAAACTAATTTTAACGAATCGCATCTCTCTGAGGCAGAAATAGGCGCGCCATTCGCCCATGGCAGAGCTAAAAGGTCAACACTCGCTGCCAGCTGGAGGGCCGGCCAAGATTCCTCGTCTAACAGGGTTATCAGGGCTGGAAAGGATCCTAAAAACGGAGGAGGAAAGGAAAATAATTCCAATAGTAATGGGGGAGAAGATAATCGCAAACCGCACTCTTACATTCAAAACATACTCATGCCAATAAAACACAATTGGTGCAACCCAACCGTAATTCCAATCACAGCACAAACCACATGGCGTGCATATCTTTTTGCGTTCGGGGTATTCGTCTTTCTTCTAGTTTGGCACCTTATTCAATGCAAATTCATGGCCA ATTACGGTTGGAGCTCATTCAACCTCCACAAAGTGTGGAATCTGGCTGCCAGTACAAGGTCTGAGATTGATACTGACCCCGAATTTAACACGAGCCAAGTGCTTAATGACCTACGTATAGTAGGGTATTCTGAGTCCAAAGTCGGTACCGCGGCCTTCAGAGTGTTAGCGCTAATAGTTATCCTTTCCCACCTGATTGTTTACTACCTGATCGCCAACGAATTATGCCTAAACGTAGAGGCCAGTGTAGACATGTGGGACGCTAGGGCCAGGggttatattttaaactGCGCGTTATCTATCCTGGCGGTAGCCCTCTACTACATACTCTCCGGCAATGACGGAATCTTGTTCTTGCAGGTTGCCCCCCTCTCTACCTGCAGTTATATACTGGTGGGAAAGGTATCTGAGTGCCAGAAAAGGAGTGCCCGCACGAACTTTGGGTACAGGCACTTCAATGAGAGTTCTAGGGCGGCGATTTTTGGCTTTGAACGCAGCATCTCAAGTTTGTTGATGTTGCTGCTGAAGCTTTTCCTATGCAGATCCTTCTGGAATTgcaattacaaaataattaagaTTAACACCGAGAGCTATGAGGGCAAAGGCAGTACCATCCGTCGTTTCAAGCATGAGTGTATGCACTATTTCTACAGTCCATCGCTCGATTTGTTCGTAGACTCGTCGGAACCCATGAAAAACTATCTAGACTATACCAATCTATCTGACCTAATGAAAAGCGGGGGGCTTACGGACGCCGAGGCATCAGAGCGCATCAACAACATAGGCCTCAACGAAATAGACGTGGAAATGCCTAATTTTGGAGACCTTTTACGGAGGGAAGTTACTGATTATATTTTCTTGGTTCAGTTGTTTGTCACCTATAAGAGCCTATACTGGCGCAACCTGATAACCGCACCTATATGGGTTACAATGGTGTCCCTAAGCATCGTGAACAAGGTGCTTCTAATTCGTAAGCGGCAGTTGGAAGTGCAGTCTCTCTCTGGAAAAAGTTCTAATTCACAGGTGGATGTACTGCGCAACAACATGGCCAAAAGAATATCTGCAAAGTATCTAACAGTGGGCGACGTCGTGCGCGTGAAGCACAATTGGCTGGTGCCTTGTGACATGATTTTATTGCGTGGAAACGTATCTATGGACGAGTCTGCCCTCACTGGTGAGTCTGTTCCGGTACAGAAGACGCAGCTCCCATCTATAACGCTTCACCCTGCCATAAGGCACGGCGATCGTTCTAGGGGGCCTACTGGGAGAATCTATCCCCATGAACATGTCCTTAAGGCGGGAACAAGAGTAGTGGCCATCATAGGATCTGACGAATCTAGTTTTGAGACAGTGGCAGTAGTAATTGCTACGGGCGCCTACACCCTAAAGGGCAAGCAGATCAAGGGTATGCTGTTTCCTAGTCAAATACAGCTAAAGTACGACGCACAGCTTCCTTTGGTCATCTTTTTGACTAGTATATATGCTTTGGTGTGCGCATTGTATCAG GGCTCGGTCCTGGGATGGAACATGACATCAGTTTTTTATGGGATAGGAACTTTCGCCCAGGTTATCCCTCTATGGACCCCTACGATAGTATCGATTGGACAGAGCAAGGCCTGCGAGCGTCTGCTTAACGAATATCGGATTAGGTGTACCGCTCCGGCCAGGGTGGCCATTTGCGGTAAGGTCAGAATTATGTGTTTCGACAAGACTGGTACAATAACCGAGCCCGGACTTAACTTTTCGG GGCTTTACTGTGAAAAGGGGGTGTCCCCTCATATAGACGGGTCCTGCCACATTGACTTGGAGGGTCTTTCTAGGCTTGTCAGTACCGATATATATTCTTCTGGGTTGGATAGTCTTAATTTGATGGTACTTGGTATGTCTTCGTGTCACTCTCTGGCCCCTACCCAAAACGGGGTAACTGGGCTCCACGCTGAGAAGAG CATGTTCATGGCCACGGGCCACCGTCTGGAAGTTGGCGTGGACAGGGACGGTGACTTCCATAGAACTGTTTACTTATCTCAAGGCCATAAAATCGAGGTGGTTAAGGTGTTTGACTTTAGCCACCACTTGAAGACATCCAGCGTGATCGTTTCTATTCCAG ACTTCGTCCAGTGCGACGCCGGAGACTACCTGGTTTTCTGCAAAGGTAGCTTTGAGGCAGTCAGCGCTGCCTGCACCGCAGGGCCACCCAGCGATGAAGCGAAGCTAGCTGCACAAAGTTTTTGCGCACAAGGGCTCTACACCATCGCTCTGGCCTACAAAATCATATCCGAGCACGTGGACCCCGAGTTTCCAGTGGGTAACGCAAAGAGCAGGGACTCACTGGGCCCAGAGCTGCCGCGAAAGTTAGTGAAAATGAGCAGGCGAGACCATGTAGAATGCGACCTGCATTTTTTGGGGCTACTCCTTTTCAGAAACCAGTTGCGTCCTGATGCACGTTACGTCTTTAGCACATTGCGTCAAGTCAAAGTCCGGCCCATAATACTGACAGGAGATGACGCACTCACTGCCATAAATGTGGCAGAGGAGGTGGGGATAATTCAGGGCGCGTCTTCTGTTGCAACAGTTTCAAGCGATACGACGATTTCAGGCGGGATAAAGCAAGAATTGGTGATTGGGCGACTGGAGCACCAGAACGGTGTGGTATGGCGTTTTGTCGAATCGAATATGTTGATCGACgattatgaaatatattcaagTGACTTTTTTAGTGACTTGATAATCACAGGGGATGCCTTTGATTATTTGTCATCTAACTGGGGGCAGATCATTGCGAACGCTGTAACAGGGCACTCTAGGAGTATTGGCCCTGCTGACGTATTTGATTGGGGCAGCCTATGGCGCCAAAGCAAGGCAGAGTCGCCTGACCAAgcatattttgaaaagttGCTTCTCAGAATTCGTTTATTTGCCCAGCTTCAACCAGAT CAAAAGGCGCGTATAGTTAAAGCATTCAATGGCTTGGGAATAATAACTGGAATGTGTGGGGATGGTAACAATGACTGTGGAGCCCTCCAAGAATCGCATGCGGGAATATCGCTTTCGGAG GGAGAAGCCTCAATCGTATCCCCATTCACGTCAACTACACATCAGTTGTCCTCTGTTATTGACCTAATACGGGAAGGACGGGCCAGTCTGGTAACTTCGTTAGCCTGCTATAAATTCATGCTCCTTTACGGTTTCTTGATCGCATTAGTAAAAATACTCCTCTTTAGGAGCTGCAAAGCTGTAATGCCTGAATGGGGGTACTTGGTACTGGATAATCTTATCGTTATCACCCTATCGCGAGCCATGGCTAACTCTCG CTCTTCCGAACAGTTGAGGATCAGATCCCCCACTAGCAGCCTCTTAGGACCCCAAACTATTATATCTGCCGGGGTTATGCTACTCGTAAATGTTGCCTATATGGCGGCACTCTTCTACGTACTGGGAAACT ATCTACCATCCTCGCGCGAATTTAACAAGGCCATACCCCCTGCCGCTTGGTGGAAACT AAGCGATAACTACGAGGCGCCGGCCGTATGCATTTGGCTTTGTTACCAAGTAACAAACGCCGCCATGGTCTTCAGTTTCGGCGGTATCTTCAGAGAAGCCGTATTTTATAACTATCATCTCACATT CTGGTGGTTCTCTATCAATTCATTTCTGACTGCCCTAATCCTAGGAAGACCAAGCCTCTTGGGCTGTGTGTTTAGGATTAACTGCACAGACGCGATCTCCAGGCGCACAGTCATTCCTCTTGTCAGGCACCTCTCTCCCTCGTGCAATGGTATGCCGTTTCACGGCCAGCTTGGTCACAACGTGCTTACACTGCCCTTTAAG AAGCTATTCCTAATACTCAACATACTCAACGTACTAACCAACGTCTTGGTGGCgaaatttttcattttaGGTGCCCTATCGGCTAGGATCAGAAAGTACGTTCACCACAGGTGCAGCGCGGACAGGATCACCGTATAG
- a CDS encoding BmGPI13, B microti specific (overlaps_old_locusTagID:BBM_III00790i), whose amino-acid sequence MVNYTTLVLSTFMLAGINLASAKLNQTNSQSDPLMKVDTVELSALRKDEKEKLKTYFDESIGLVQKMFAKYKAVVEKSGSESQKESIKTDETALNKEIKDFKDEMKYSEKHAWTTEQYYKFFSDCEARIPKFFKHVKNAKEIISSLYEEVKEDGNKTVKAGKDGLKREFEILEIQEKSTFQYPIIRDLVELSEKRVDDIPYNCKVSHGYTNTAAIKKNIADIKKKHDSIVAVNTYEEKDLKKVSDEYAEFETLVKDSKNKVLSLYNMAKKNLESQSKDSSMTFFEKHIDGFPNSSGAFLEAISSRMILITIALYAIANL is encoded by the coding sequence ATGGTAAACTATACGACTTTAGTCTTATCCACATTTATGCTGGCTGGTATCAACCTGGCTTCAGCAAAGCTAAACCAAACTAATTCCCAATCTGATCCATTAATGAAAGTAGATACGGTTGAGCTCTCTGCCCTGAGGAAGGATGAGAAGGAAAAACTGAAGACCTATTTCGACGAAAGCATTGGACTTgtgcaaaaaatgtttGCAAAGTATAAGGCAGTTGTTGAAAAGTCTGGCAGTGAATCACAAAAGGAATCCATTAAGACTGATGAAACTGCGCTTAATAAGGAGATTAAAGACTTTAAGGATGAAATGAAATATTCTGAAAAACATGCGTGGACTACTgaacaatattataaattcttTTCTGATTGCGAAGCACGTATTCCAAAATTCTTTAAACACGTTAAAAACGCCAAAGAAATCATCTCTTCACTCTATGAGGAGGTTAAAGAAGATGGCAATAAAACAGTTAAAGCTGGTAAAGATGGATTGAAGCGCGAATTTGAAATTCTTGAGATCCAAGAAAAGTCCACGTTTCAGTACCCAATAATCAGGGATTTGGTTGAATTGTCCGAAAAACGAGTGGATGATATTCCTTATAATTGCAAGGTCAGCCATGGCTACACAAACACAGCCGCTATTAAAAAAAACATAGCCGATATTAAGAAGAAACATGATTCCATAGTGGCTGTTAATACTTACGAGGAAAAAGACTTAAAAAAAGTTTCGGACGAATATGCTGAATTTGAAACATTGGTCAAGGATTCCAAGAACAAGGTTTTGAGCCTATATAATATGGCCAAGAAAAACTTGGAAAGTCAATCTAAGGACTCTTCTATGACTTTCTTCGAAAAGCACATTGATGGATTCCCCAACTCAAGCGGCGCCTTCCTCGAAGCTATCTCATCACGCATGATACTTATCACAATTGCGTTGTATGCTATTGCCAATTTGTAA
- a CDS encoding pre-mRNA-splicing factor 18 (overlaps_old_locusTagID:BBM_III00815), translating into MPCRYTAYILCKGIKYYSEISLYMDSIFKLINDKRKELQQFKKGTSISQRELLNKEKEEILQRQREQKEAKEKLSYQKLEQLEKRFERGNKRKLDTPSETKHTAIEITKETTAEIYRKLRKLKLPIIIFAETPNERYNRLCRSEIGLAGSNSSGSNINHDTLANVDREFELHIQALGDSLNDHTAKHKKLYEQNNAQKISDPNAIKTRKICDWISKILDFWEREISQQKSKIGVDVKSTTLLAQTRTGLEPLVKLLRKNKLDISILDKLCKIIDCIETMDYRGAHDTYMMLAIGNAPWPMGVANITIQARPWRSKIYESEVAHILNDDTTRKFIQMFKRLMTIAQRINPTSISKQVHMTTPLN; encoded by the exons ATGCCATGCAGGTACACCGCTTATATACTGTGCAAAGgtatcaaatattatagTGAAATATCACTATACATGgattcaatatttaaattgataaatgataaaaggAAAGAATTGCAAC AATTCAAAAAGGGTACTTCCATATCACAACGGGAACTTCTAAATAAGGAAAAGGAGGAAATTCTACAAAGGCAAAGGGAGCAAAAAGAAGCCAAAGAGAAATTATCGTACCAAAAACTTGAG caaCTCGAAAAAAGGTTTGAAAGAGGTAACAAACGGAAATTAGATACACCAAGCGAAACTAAACATACTGCTATTGAAATTACAAAAGAAACTACAGCCGAAATATATCGCAAGCTGAGGAAATTAAAGTtaccaataattatttttgcgGAAACACCCAATGAAAG ATACAACCGGCTCTGCCGTTCAGAAATTGGATTGGCTGGATCTAACTCATCCGGATCGAATATAAACCACGACACTCTTGCCAATGTAGATCGAGAATTTGAACTTCACATTCAAGCCCTGGGCGATTCATTAAATGACCACACTG CTAAgcataaaaaattatatgaacAAAACAACGCGCAAAAAATTAGTGACCCTAATGCGATAAAAACACGAAAAATTTGCGACTGGATCTCAAAGATTTTGGACTTTTGGGAACGGGAAATATCACAACAAAA ATCCAAAATTGGCGTTGATGTAAAGAGTACTACACTACTTGCGCAAACTAGAACTGGACTAGAACCTCTAGTCAAACTATTGCGAAAAAATAAACTTGATATATCAATACTGGataaattgtgtaaaattatcgATTGTATTGAAACCATGGATTATCGTGGTGCCCATGATAC GTATATGATGCTGGCCATTGGTAATGCGCCATGGCCCATGGGCGTGGCTAATATTACTATTCAGGCAAGACCTTGGAGGTCCAAAATATATGAGTCGGAG GTGGCTCACATACTTAATGATGACACTACTAGGAAGTTTATTCAAATGTTTAAGCGTTTGATGACCATAGCCCAGAGGATTAACCCCACTAGTATTTCAAAACAAGTGCATATGACGACCCCTCTAAACTGA
- a CDS encoding large subunit ribosomal protein L31e (overlaps_old_locusTagID:BBM_III00805), which translates to MVKVDRKKILLPITRDYTIHIHKAVHRVTFKRKAPTAIKKIKQFASKVMKTKDVRIDTKLNKFIWSNGIKNLPKRVRVRISRQRNDDEDAKEKMYALVQHIPVESFEGLQTEIVAEE; encoded by the exons ATGGTGAAAG TTGATCGGAAGAAAATACTGCTTCCTATCACTAGGGACTACACAATCCACATTCACAAAGCTGTGCACCGGGTGACCTTTAAAAGGAAGGCACCAACAGCCATTAAGAAGATCAAGCAGTTCGCCAGTAAAGTGATGAAGACCAAAGACGTTAGGATTGACACTAAGCTAAATAAGTTTATATGGTCCAACGGgatcaaaaatttacccAAGCGGGTCAGAGTTAGGATTTCTAGACAGAGGAATGATGATGAAGATGCCAAGGAAAAGATGTATGCTTTGGTCCAGCATATACCAGTTGAATCATTCGAAGGATTACAGACTGAGATCGTTGCTGAAGAATGA
- a CDS encoding Cofilin/actin-depolymerizing factor homolog 1 (overlaps_old_locusTagID:BBM_III00800) — protein sequence MDSGIRVDGDALVKFKEMLIRHSYKYIVLVIENDKCVIKECGNGGVDDLLAALKDTPCAFVCFDKGKYVNFFMYATEAATTNDRTIYSTTKSAVHKSLAGSKIVGNLVEDANEVRELCS from the coding sequence ATGGATAGTGGCATTCGCGTAGATGGGGACGCCTTGGTTAAGTTCAAGGAAATGCTTATACGACATAGCTACAAGTACATTGTGCTGGTGATCGAAAACGATAAGTGTGTAATTAAGGAGTGTGGCAATGGGGGCGTCGATGATTTGCTAGCTGCCCTGAAAGATACACCTTGTGCATTCGTCTGCTTTGACAAGGGGAAATATGTCAACTTCTTCATGTATGCAACCGAGGCTGCCACAACCAATGATCGTACTATATACTCTACTACCAAGTCTGCAGTGCACAAGAGTTTGGCCGGTTCTAAAATTGTCGGTAATCTCGTAGAAGACGCTAACGAGGTCAGGGAACTGTGCTCCTAG
- a CDS encoding hypothetical protein (overlaps_old_locusTagID:BBM_III00820), whose amino-acid sequence MDDLPGSLHQSTPNEKPMAPPTAPKSAPHVPISVESKELSKEIPKESPMTKEDKKDVAKSKVSAAVTEKKVVKEPVVPKITIEMKKFSMSRESTQYSIFIIFNLIFALLYIFKVRLMAIFCNLIIVAISIGAILSSIDPNRRKVDETNVNIIFISPTTVSDLAIVITAKLNQYISYFRRILLWQDFILSTRFTLCVYIMGILFKIIPLVALIYIMCWAFYLYMFICKEMADQLLDIIMVYLKRVSGNFDEFCCNIPKMKDVGKEL is encoded by the coding sequence ATGGATGATCTACCCGGTTCATTACATCAATCAACACCAAATGAGAAGCCAATGGCTCCACCCACAGCACCAAAATCTGCTCCACACGTTCCTATTTCTGTCGAATCAAAGGAGTTATCAAAAGAAATTCCAAAAGAATCTCCTATGACTAAGGAGGACAAGAAAGACGTGGCCAAGAGTAAAGTTTCTGCTGCTGTAACTGAGAAAAAAGTTGTTAAGGAACCAGTGGTACctaaaataacaattgagatgaaaaaattttctatgTCCAGAGAATCCACCCAATACTCAATCttcattatatttaaccTTATCTTTGCactattatacattttcaaaGTAAGATTGATGGCCATATTTTGCAATCTAATTATTGTGGCTATTTCAATTGGAGCTATCCTTTCCTCCATAGACCCTAATAGACGCAAAGTTGATGAGACAAatgttaatattatatttataagCCCGACAACAGTTTCAGATTTAGCAATCGTAATCACGGCAAAACTGAACCAGTACATTTCATACTTTAGAAGAATTTTGTTATGGCAGGATTTTATTCTTTCAACCAGATTTACTTTGTGTGTCTACATTATGGGAATccttttcaaaattataccGCTGGTTGctttaatatatataatgtgtTGGGCATTTTATCTTTATATGTTCATATGCAAGGAGATGGCAGATCAGTTGTTGGACATTATAATGGTTTATTTGAAAAGGGTGTCGGGAAATTTCGACGAGTTCTGCTGCAATATCCCCAAGATGAAGGATGTGGGTAAGGAACTGTGA